The Ascochyta rabiei chromosome 12, complete sequence DNA window GAGCAGATGCGAAACGCCGAGGTTGACGAGCTGACGAGCCGATAGGAGGAGGTCGCGCATGATTGGACGGTTTGGCACAGGGCCAGCTGTACAAACACAGCAGTGCTCAGTATGTGGCGCAACGAGTACAGAAATGGCTGTTGGCGTTGAATAAGAGGCTGCTTTCCATTTCCTCAGAGGCTGCGTCCTCTTGCGTACGCACACGCTGCAATCGCCGGTTCCTCGTGCCATTGGCGATTTTCTCGTGCACCCGTGAAACCTCGGCGTTGTCTCTGTACTTCAAAGCGCCCCTGCCGAGCTCCAGGGAGGGACTCGTCAGCTGCGGCCAGATCATCAACCCCCATCCTCAACAGCAACCCAGTGAGCACCTAGCACCTAGCGCCTGGCCTAGAACGAGCTGGCTGTCTTGTGGCCTTGTTCTACACATTCCTGCGCATAACACATACTCGCACGACCTCGATGAGATAGCGACATACGAGCGACTCGGCACCCTCGCCCATGACCATGACCATGTTCTGCACAGATTCGCAGTCGCGATGGCGGACGGCGCTCGTTGGCGGATTGCTGGCAACACTGTCCCTGTTGCCCGGCAGCGCGGCGCAGGCGAAGACACAGGCCGACTACTTCATACACGAGCTTCCGGGCGCGCCACAGCCGCAGTTGAAGATGCATGCAGGGTAAGATGGCTGGTGTAGAGGCATGCACGCGCGAGCTGACAAAGATTGCAAAGACACATCGAAGTCGATGCCGCGCACAACGGCAACCTGTTCTTCTGGCACTACCAGAATCGCCACATCGCCAACCGGCAGCGCACCGTCCTATGGCTCAACGGCGGGCCCGGCTGCTCCTCGATGGACGGCGCAATGATGGAAATCGGTCCCTACAGAGTGACGGAAGACGGAAACCTCAAATACAACAACGGCTCCTGGGACGAGTTCGCCAATCTGCTCTTTGTGGACCAGCCTGTGGGCACCGGCTTCAGCTACGTGAACACGGACAGCTATCTGACCGAGCTCGAGCAGATGGCAGAACACATGGTCATCTTCCTGGAGAAGTGGTTTGCGCTGTTCCCGGAGTACGAGCATGACGATGTAAGCTCGCACGGCTAGCTCGACATAGGCGGCAGCTAACAGCGACCAGTTTTACATTGCAGGAGAGTCCTACGCAGGCCAGCACATACCGCATATTGCACGTGCAATCCTCAAACGAAACAAGAACCAAGGCAACCGCGCATGGTCGCTCAAGGGCCTGCTCATTGGAAATGGCTGGATCTCGCCCGTCGATCAATACCTTGCATACCTTCCCTTTGCATATCAAAACGGCCTGATTGAGGCAGACTCCGAGTCTGCCAGACGAGTGGAGCAACAGCAGTCTGTTTGTGTCGAGGCACTCAACAATGGCGGCAAGGACCGCGTCGACACACCAGTTTGTGAGCAGATCATGGTTACCATCCTAGAAGAGACAAAAGACAAATCAGCCGATCCCATGGAACAGTGCGTCAACATGTACGACATTCGCTTGCGAGATGACTCCTCCTGCGGTATGAACTGGCCTCCGGATCTGAAGCAGGTCACTCCCTACCTTCGCCGCCAGGATGTTATCAACGCTCTCCACATCAACCCCGACAAGAAGACTGGATGGCAGGAATGCAACGGCGCGGTGACTGGCCACTTCCGCGCCAAGAACAGCGAGCCTGCCATCAGACTCCTCCCGGATCTGCTCGCTGAGGTGCCCATTACCCTCTTTTCTGGAGACAAGGATATGATCTGCAACCATGTTGGCACAGAAGCTATGATCGATAAGATGAGCTGGAACGGCGGTAAGGGCTTTGAGCTTTCTCCCGGTGTTCTTTCTTCCAAGCGCGATTGGGCATTTGAAGGCGAGCCGGCTGGTACTTACCGGGAGGCGCGCAACTTGACCTACGTTGTCTTTTACAACTCGAGCCACATGGTTCCGTTTGATTATCCCAGGCGGACTCGCGACATGCTTGATCGTTTCATGGGGGTGGACATCGGCGAGATTGGTGGAGATCCAGCAGATAGTGTCATTGACGGCGAGAAGGGCCCGCTGACGAGTGTGGGTGGTCACCCCAACTCTACAAAAGCCGAAGAGGATAAAGCACAGGCGCTGAAGGAGGCTGAGTGGAAAGCATACTATCGCTCTGGCGAGGTTGCTCTCGTAGTCGTCATCATTGTCGCCATCCTCTGGGCCACCTTCCTCTGGCGTAGTCGACGCCGTAGCAGTGGCTACCAGGGAGCGGACGGCGATGAAGGCCGGGAATCTCTGCTCACCGGCATGGGCCTGGACAACTTCAGACGAAAGGAACGAAGAGCGGATTTGGAGTCTGCAGATTTTGATGAACGAGAGCTGGACGATCTGCACAATGTGCCTAAGAAGCCATCGAATGGGTACTCGGATAAGACTCGAGAACCCCAGAACGATTCCACGTTCAGCTTAGGCGTGGACAGCGACGATGAAGCAGGAAGCAGCGAGCAAGGCCGCAGGAAAGAGTAAGGGGAGACAAGCTGCGTACTTACAGCGTGTTGTATTATCACTGGGGAGTGTCGAATACCTTCTGTAGGAATCGCAGGCGTTCTCTATCTGGCACCAAATTGAACTGTATGCCACGATCGACATGAATCTCAAATGATTGCCGCTCTACCAGGCAGCATACACATAGCGCTCCTTTCCATGCTGAAGCCTGAAGAAAGCGGTGAGCTTCATGAGGCCAAATAAATGCGTGCGCACGTGAATGGTGGGCTAGCGCGTTTCTTGCTGCCTTGAGCGCGTCACCTTTAGCCACCCTTCAACATCAACGCGACGGCGCCCAATGCACACCACTTTGTGAGTGCACAACAATGCCTGCGTAAGTGGCAGTGGATGCGGACTCGCTCTGCGCGCTTATACGACTCTCATGCTTCACAACTAATATGACGCAGGCCAGGCGACCAGTACAGCGGCGGCGACGTCAAGAATCCGTTTGAGGAACGCGTCGTACCGAACTTTACCGCACAAGAAATTGCAACACTACAAAACCGACTGAATAAACAACTCGGGCCCGAGTACATATCCCAGCGACCGGGCAATGGTGGTGGTCGGGTGGCATATCTGGAGGGAAACAAAGCCATAGCACTTGCCAATGAGGTGTTCGGGTTCAATGGCTGGTCGAGTTCCCTGGGACAAGTGCAGATTGACTACGTATGTGCAGCCGCCTTGGGACGAAAGAGAAATGAATAACAGTAGCAGGTCGACGAGCATCAGAGTGGCAAAGTCAGCCTCGGTTTATCGATCGTAGTGAGAATCACGCTCAAAGATGGCACATACCATGAGGTACGTCAGATCTTGTATATCATGAAATATGCCTCTAATCTGGTAACAGGATATCGGCTATGGTTCGATAGAGAACGGCAAAGGCAAAGCGGCATCGTTCGAGAAAGCAAAGAAGGAAGCAGCTACGGATGGCCTGAAGCGCTCGCTACGCACATTTGGTAACGTTCTCGGGAATTGTCTATACGACAAGGAGTATCTCAAGAAGGTCCAGGCCATGAAGGTGAAACCCATCAAGTTCCAAGAAGGCAACCTCTACCGACACCCCGACTTCGCACAACAACCACCATGGCAGGACGGGCAGGCACTCGTCAAGTCCGAGCCGCTCAGGACACCCGGTCGCCCAAGCCAGATTCTCAGGACACGAACCGATCATCTTTCACACTCGACCACTGCCGACTCTGCCGATTTCGACGATGAATTCGATGGGAATCTTTTCGATGGGGTTGAAGTTTCTGAGGATCAGGTTGACACTACTTTCGATTCAGCGTCCTCGGACACCGTTGTACCACGAGCAGCAGAAGCATCCAGGAAGACAAATGGCACGAACGGCACGAACCCGGAACGCAACACACCTGGCCCTCAGAGCGGTCCTCCACCGCCTCATGCACAGAGGCAACCAGCACCAGTGGGGCGCGGACAAGGGCTTCCACCTCAGCAGCTCCAGCCAAACCAGGGACCTGGGCGGCCACAGCCGAATGAACCAAATCAACGCGGCCCACAAACGCCTCAGCAGCCTCGCCCGGATCAGGCTCGACGCATGCCTCCACCAACAGCTGACACGAACAAGGCACCAGCTCAACAGCAACCAAACGGACAGCAATCCCAACAGCAACCTTTGCGACCGACCCCTCCACAAGCACAGCAGGCTAATCAGCCACGCCCCGGGCCACAGGCTGCAGGCAACACAGCTCCTCCAACCAATGCTCCCAATCCTAATGTTCGGCCACCCGTTGGCTTCGTGACCTCGCGTGCAGCCGAACAGGTACAGAGCGCGGAATCTGTAGCAGCACTCAACTCCCTCGCCTTCAATCCTCACGCGGAGTCGCCTGTTCCCAAGGAAAAACGCACACCTGGTCTAGACCACACTCGCAGTGTCCCTGTAAAGCGCAAGGACGACGGTGGCGCTCCACTGCCTCAACCCCAAGGCGTCGGACGTCCAGCAAACGGAAGCGGCGCGGGATTCAACCGGCCAAGCACTTTTGTCAACCCACAACAAGACGCCACGCGCCGGATCGGTATGCCCGGCGCACCCAACTATGCCATGAGTCCTAGTGCGAACCGTGGCGCGTACAAGCCGCCTACCTTTGCAAACGGGGCGGCGCCGAATGCATTGAAGAGGGAGAGGGTTGCACTGCAGGATGTGAGTAATGCGAGCGCGAATGGTGTGACGGCGCAAGAGGGCGATGCGAAGCGGCAGAAGATAGAGGTGCCTGGGGTGGAGAATGCGGGTGTTAGTTCTTCCTAACGTTCCTGGTTGGGGAAATCCTGGACGCAGACAGACGTGCGCTACCAAGCAGAATCCCGAGGCGTTATCGGCTGTACATTGGGAATGGTGTCTTGGTGTTGGACGCATGAGGTTTCGTAGTTTATGAGGAAGCATCTTTACAGAGGGTATATAGCACGTAGCCAGGCGTGCAAAGGGTTTCCAGTGCAACCGCCCCGTTTCACTTCCTGTTTCTCTTCTTTCAGACGTTGGAAAAGGGGATGGGTGTGTTGTGACTTTGACATTTTTCTCCTATCCTATCGTGGGCGTTTCAGCCCATGGTCCGTATACGCCAGTCCGCCGTAAAACGCTAATGCAATACAATCAAACACTCCCCTCGTCCCGCGGTGCTCATGAACCAACAGCAGCTGCTCTGCTCGCTTCTGTTCATTCTGGGTCGCGATTACCGCTTCTTCGTCCCCGGTCTGGGCTTGCACTCGTCGCCAATGACGGGGTGCAGCTTCAGCTTGATGGGGTATTGGGGTGTGTTCCCGCTGAAGCCTTTGCTCCAGTCGTAGCTGACGGCGTAGGCGAAGATGTCGCCGTTGCGGGAGAAGGCGGTGGCGGTGATGGAGCCGCCGACCTCCGGGTAGCCCTTGAGACGGTGCTTGGCGTCCTTGTCCCAAAAGTGGAAGGTCCCGTCCGAGCCGGCGGTGCTGAAGGTGCCATGCTGGGGGTGGAAGGAGATTGCGTTTACCGAGTAGACTTTGGCCACGTCGCGCTGCGTGGGATCTTGTTGGCGGTGGCATTTGAAGGAGAAGTTGAGGCTGGCAGAGGGTTAGTGAGAAATCTCAAGGGGGTTATCGAGTTGCGTACCTGGTGTCCTTGTCCTCGACATACTGGATCGCACAACGCCCCTCGATGCTGCCCACGGCGAAACCTGAAGCGTCGGTGAAGCAGCTGACAACGCGCGTCTGCCACTTCAGTGGGCTGATGATGGTCTTGTAGATCTTGGTGGGCTCGTTCAGGTTGATCATGTTGATGTGTCGCTCGGCTGTGGCAACGACGAGGAGCTGGTCCTTAATATCCATGCTGTAGACGCGGTCCTGGCACTGCAGTGTGGCGACGGGTTGCGCGCCCTTCAGGTCCCAGAACTTGACTGTCTTGTCCCAGGAGCCTGTTGCGACGTAGTCCTGGCCGCCGGTCTGGAACCAGCGCACGCACTTGATGGCTTCTTCGTGGGCTTTGGCTTGTTGCGCTTGCACCTGGCCGCTGGCAGCGACGTTGCGGAAGTCGACAATGTTGAGCATACCGGTCGAGTCGCCTGCGGCTACTCGCGTGCCATCCTGTGTGCGTGTCAGCCGTTGCCCTCTTGCTATGCTAGACTGTGCATCTTACCTTTGACCAGCCGACGCCCAAGACGTGGCCCTGGCATTCGAACAGCCACTTGCCGTTCGCGCCATTCCCAACCACCTCGTAGATGTACACCTTCTTGTCCCAGCTAGCGACGGCAAGGAAGTCATTTGTGGGCGAGAATTGGAGGTCCTGGATGCTGTCTGAGGGAAGCTGGCTCTGCTGGACTTCGACATCCTTGCTGGTGTCGCCCGTGGTGGTGCTCGCCGCCGCTGGTGCGGAGGACCCAAAAAGTGCCATCTTTCTTCGCTGTAGAGGTGTTCAGGCGTGATTTGGGGGCGGGCGAGTCGCGGTGGAGCTTGCGCGAGCTCTGGTCGGAGTGGAGAGGAAGTTTTGGCGCGTCAGGTTCACCCGCACGAGCGCGACTCGATAACGATTGAAATGCCAGGGGCTATGGGTCTCGTGTGCTGCGCGAAAGCTTGTGCGGCAGTCTTTCACTCTTTTTTATGCTCGTACACTCAGCGCGAAGAAAGCCAATCCAAGCTTCACGCATGCCTGCCTGGCTGCCTAGCGCTCCCTATTGCCGCCTAGTGTCCTGTCGGTGTTTTGGGCGCCGGGCTCCGCTCCGCCCTAAATCAAATTTCTGCGAGCTGCCACCTGCCTCTCTTCAACGTTCCTCGCTCCAAGAATCGCAACGAAGCACACGCACAGAGTGCCCTCGGGCATCTCGCTCAGCTTTGGGAGAAAGTCCCCGGACATCGGTCCTCTGGATCGCACTTTCAGCAACGAACCGCCATAGAAGCGCGGCCTCGTACCACTACGGCGCTTCTCACTCTCTCTTCCGTTTGTACTCTTTGCCTGGGCTTTCTCGACGCTACGGGTGGAGGAGCTGGTGCCTGGGCGATGATATGAGCCCGCTGGTCACCTTGCCCGTCGCCGACGGATCGACGAGGGCTCAGAGGAGGGGGGAGATGCCGGGTTGTGCTGGGTATCGAGGGTTTTCTCGTCCAGTTTATGGTCATGCGATTGCTTCTGCGCGTCTCGGTAATACGGGACGGCGGCAGGAGTAACTCAATGGGGCTTATTCTTGACGCGAGGAACGTTCACACCCACACCCCACTTTTCGGATCCGCTCGCGTAGGTGCAGCAGCACGCT harbors:
- a CDS encoding RNA export factor gle2 is translated as MALFGSSAPAAASTTTGDTSKDVEVQQSQLPSDSIQDLQFSPTNDFLAVASWDKKVYIYEVVGNGANGKWLFECQGHVLGVGWSKDGTRVAAGDSTGMLNIVDFRNVAASGQVQAQQAKAHEEAIKCVRWFQTGGQDYVATGSWDKTVKFWDLKGAQPVATLQCQDRVYSMDIKDQLLVVATAERHINMINLNEPTKIYKTIISPLKWQTRVVSCFTDASGFAVGSIEGRCAIQYVEDKDTSLNFSFKCHRQQDPTQRDVAKVYSVNAISFHPQHGTFSTAGSDGTFHFWDKDAKHRLKGYPEVGGSITATAFSRNGDIFAYAVSYDWSKGFSGNTPQYPIKLKLHPVIGDECKPRPGTKKR
- a CDS encoding DNA repair protein rad52; this translates as MPAPGDQYSGGDVKNPFEERVVPNFTAQEIATLQNRLNKQLGPEYISQRPGNGGGRVAYLEGNKAIALANEVFGFNGWSSSLGQVQIDYVDEHQSGKVSLGLSIVVRITLKDGTYHEDIGYGSIENGKGKAASFEKAKKEAATDGLKRSLRTFGNVLGNCLYDKEYLKKVQAMKVKPIKFQEGNLYRHPDFAQQPPWQDGQALVKSEPLRTPGRPSQILRTRTDHLSHSTTADSADFDDEFDGNLFDGVEVSEDQVDTTFDSASSDTVVPRAAEASRKTNGTNGTNPERNTPGPQSGPPPPHAQRQPAPVGRGQGLPPQQLQPNQGPGRPQPNEPNQRGPQTPQQPRPDQARRMPPPTADTNKAPAQQQPNGQQSQQQPLRPTPPQAQQANQPRPGPQAAGNTAPPTNAPNPNVRPPVGFVTSRAAEQVQSAESVAALNSLAFNPHAESPVPKEKRTPGLDHTRSVPVKRKDDGGAPLPQPQGVGRPANGSGAGFNRPSTFVNPQQDATRRIGMPGAPNYAMSPSANRGAYKPPTFANGAAPNALKRERVALQDVSNASANGVTAQEGDAKRQKIEVPGVENAGVSSS
- a CDS encoding Carboxypeptidase D, yielding MTMTMFCTDSQSRWRTALVGGLLATLSLLPGSAAQAKTQADYFIHELPGAPQPQLKMHAGHIEVDAAHNGNLFFWHYQNRHIANRQRTVLWLNGGPGCSSMDGAMMEIGPYRVTEDGNLKYNNGSWDEFANLLFVDQPVGTGFSYVNTDSYLTELEQMAEHMVIFLEKWFALFPEYEHDDFYIAGESYAGQHIPHIARAILKRNKNQGNRAWSLKGLLIGNGWISPVDQYLAYLPFAYQNGLIEADSESARRVEQQQSVCVEALNNGGKDRVDTPVCEQIMVTILEETKDKSADPMEQCVNMYDIRLRDDSSCGMNWPPDLKQVTPYLRRQDVINALHINPDKKTGWQECNGAVTGHFRAKNSEPAIRLLPDLLAEVPITLFSGDKDMICNHVGTEAMIDKMSWNGGKGFELSPGVLSSKRDWAFEGEPAGTYREARNLTYVVFYNSSHMVPFDYPRRTRDMLDRFMGVDIGEIGGDPADSVIDGEKGPLTSVGGHPNSTKAEEDKAQALKEAEWKAYYRSGEVALVVVIIVAILWATFLWRSRRRSSGYQGADGDEGRESLLTGMGLDNFRRKERRADLESADFDERELDDLHNVPKKPSNGYSDKTREPQNDSTFSLGVDSDDEAGSSEQGRRKE